The stretch of DNA TTTATTGATAGCCGATCCTTTGATCCCTGCAGATTTTTTGGCCTCAATATTACCAAAGATGAAGTTTGTTTTATAAGCGTTGAGATTAAGATTGCCATCAGAGCTAGTGTCGCTCATCCCTTGAGCAAATTGAGCACCCTTGATCTTGCGAAACTCTATCGTTCCACCACCTTTATTTTGATTTTTATCTCCAAAGAAATAGGTTGCTGAATTTTGAGCAACGATACCTGTAGCACCTCCTACATTAACTGTGCCAAATTCATCGGGGTTGCCATTACCTGTGTTTTCAATATTTTCAAAAATAATTTTTGATGAGTTGTCCCCTAAAATTATTGGAGCCATCCCAGCGGTATAAAACCCATATGCGATATCCCCATTAGATGTAATATTGTTAAAGATAACTTGAGAATTATCCAAATTAATCTTCGATTTTTTTGTTTTGTCTTCTGATCCGTTGATGACAAAACCTCCATCTTCATAAGAAGATTGAATAGAACCAAATCTTATTTGGCTGTTGGCAAGTTTCATATCTAGGCTATCAGCATTGATAAGAATCCCCGTAGCCTTATTGGCTTGCACTTGTTCAACATTAATCGATGCATCATCTTTTCCTTCAAACAATGTTTTGGATTTGAAGCTAAAGCCTTCAGCAAATTGAAAGCTATCTCCTCCAATATTTCCAAAGTTTGTTGTGGAGTTGTTGCCAAAGTAAAGGTGAATATGATTATTGGGATTATCGGGGTTATAAACATATAGACCAGTATCAAAAGTGCTACTAGAGGGGTTTTTGGTTGTCCCATAAACTAAGGCAACAGAGTTCAGATTAAGTGTTGCTCTAGAGATATGGATTCCAAATGCTCTGGAATTCCCAAAAAGTCCTGTTCCATTGCCAAATAGAATCGCATGAGTTGTGTTAGAAGGCTGAAGTGTGAGGTATGTTGTTCTTATCAATATTCCAAAAAATGCATAAGGACCAACTATATTAGAATTAGAAGCAATTGGACTAGAAAAAATTAAATCTGATGTTAAATTTATCTGTCTAGGCAAAGCAGAATCTTTGACATAAAGTCCATATCGATTGTTATTTTTTTCAAAGATTGTATTGCTCATCCCATCGGTGTCGATGTTACCGGCACTAAGTGAGGTTCCTCCCCCAAGTATCAAAGCAAGAGAAGTTGCTACTAAAGAACAATAACGATAAGAATAGCGTGTCTTTGTGTTTTTCATTTGTTTTCCTTTTTCTCATTTAGATTAGTGTGTCTATTCTGATGTTTGACATGTGTGTTTAGTGTTTAGTGTCTACCTCTTAATCCTAAAAATAAAAATTCTTATTTAAGAAGTTTAATAATCTTATCACAGATGCTTTATGAAAGATTATTTTTTTGTTTTTGATAGCTTTATATGCATTAGATTGTTTGTTTGAGTCGTGATAGGAGAAGGAGAAAACCCCGAATTTATCGCATATCTATAGGTACCATTGGAAATAATTTTTTAGTGATGATTTGAAATTTCTTTGTCTTTTTTGTAGAAGATTCTTTGAAAACAAAATTAAAAATAATTAATAGTTTTAATTTGTTCACTAGGTTTTATTGGTTTTGAGTGATGATTACGCTAGAGACTGGAGTTTTGTATTTGGACTTTTTTGTATGGTTTGGTATTTTAAGTGGTGGACCCTGCAGGATTCGAACCTGCGACCAATCGGTTATGAGCCGAGTGCTCTGACCAGCTGAGCTAAGGGTCCCTTTGCAGAAGGTGAATTATACTTTAGATCAAACCTAAAAGCAAGGAGATTTTCTAGGATCGCCAGCATAATAATAAAGGTCAGAAAGCTTGTCCCCCCATAGCTAAAGAGAGGAAGAGGTAGCCCAACAACAGGGGCAAACCCAATCGTCATAGCGATATTGACACTCATGTATACAAAAAATAAAATTGCTACACAAGAAGAAATGACGCGCAGAAAATAATCTCTGCTATCACTAAGAGAATAAAAAAGAATATGAAAAATCAAAAATAAATAAAGCACAATAAGCAAAATTCCTCCTACAAACCCAAACCTCTCCATATAGTAGGCAAAGATAAAATCGCTTGTTGCGATAGGCAGAAATTTGAGTTGAGATTGTGTCGCTTCATCTTTTACCTTTCCTCTAAGACCTCCTGCACCGATAGCGATGATGGATTGTGTGACTTGATGAGAAGGTTTTTCAGAAAGAAAGTCGTGGATGCGTTTTTTCTGATAGTCACGGATTCCATACTCATAGATAAGCGGAGAAGAGAATGCAAAAATACAAAAAAGAGTGATCCAAATTTTTTTATTGACTCCAATCAGGAAGAGCATCCCATAGCCCATAAATAAGATCGTTAAAGCTGTCCCAAGATCGGGCTGTTGGAGGATGATGAGAAATGGACCAAGGATTAGGAGGCTAATGCGTCCAAATTCATGCCAATCATATCCTTCTTTGGGTGGAGGATTTTGGCGAATGACAAGAGCAAGCATAAGCATGAGTGAGATTTTTAAAATCTCGCTTGGCTGGATTGAGAATGGGGTAAAGGGGATTTCTATCCAGCGTTGTGCTCCTAGCTTTTTTGTTCCAACAAATTCGACTAAAATGAGAAGAAACATCGAAAGCCAATAAAAGCCATAAATTGTTTTTGAAAGTTTGCGAAAAGGAATGAAAAATATAATATAAGCGATGATAAGAGAAGCTCCGACATAGATGAGTTGCTTATAAATCAAATTGCTTCCAAGTTCATAGATTAGAAACATTGAGATCCCAATGATAGGCAGGATAAGCAATGGGATGAGAAAATCAAAATGTGCTAGAATCCTGCGATTGGAAAACAACTCAAACCTCGACTTTTATATTTAGATTAAAGATGAAAAATGAAGTTTATCATAACCGCTTCAGATATTGAAAATAGCTCAAGACTTGATTCTGTTTTGGCACATAAGCTTGGGGTGAGTAAAAACCAAATCACCCAAGCCATCAAACACGGATTGATTTTTTGTAATGACAAAATATGCACCAAAGGTGGAGTTTTACTCAAAGAAAATGATTGTATTTCTTTAGAAAAACTTGAACAAGAAAAATGTAAGAAAACACAGATTGATTTTGAAGTAGAAGTTTTGTTTGAAGATGAGGATGTTTTGGTGCTTAATAAGCCTCCTCATCTTGTCATTCATGATGCTCCAAGTGTCAAAGAAGCGACACTTGTAGATTATCTTAAAAATAAAGGCTATGTACTTTCGACACTGAGCGGAGAAGAGCGCTATGGGATCATCCATCGTCTTGATAAGCCTACAAGTGGAGCTATTGCGATTGCAAAAAATAATCAAGCACATATTGCGCTTTCAAATCAACTTAAAACGCGTCAAATGGGGAGATATTATCTAGCCATCACAGATCTTCCACTAAAGCAAGATATTGAAGTAGAGTGTTATATGGGACGCAATCCAAATAATCGTCTTAAAATGGCAAAACTTTCTGATGGACGCTATTCAAAGACATCTTTTGTTTCTCTTTTACAAGGAGAAATGGGGCTTATTGCAGCTAAACTTCATACAGGAAGAACTCATCAGATTCGATTGCATTTAGAAACGCTTTCAAGACACATAATTGGTGATTTAATATACGGAAAAAAGGATTCTTGCGGAGTGCGTTTGATGTTGCACGCTTATCTTTTGTATTTTATTCATCCTCGCACGCAAAAAACGCATTGCATTTGTGCTCCACTTTTTAAAGATATGTTAGGATTCTTAGAAGAAAAATTTGGCATGGAGAGCGTCAATGAAGTTGTGGATCAAGGGCATATACTTCAGTGTTTTGGGGATAGTTTTTAGTGGATGTGCAAATTTATTTTTTAATCCCAATTTAGATTTATCCCTTTCAACACTTCCTTCTGTTCAAGTGTTGCCTGATGTGAGTTCTGTAGCGTTTGAGTGGAAGAGGGTGAACGATTCTAATATCGATGGCTTTGTGGTATATCGCAAAGAAGGCAAGGGGGAGTTTGAGCGTATTGCTATTATTCGCAATCCTTTGGCAACACACTTTTATGATCGAGGTTTGAAACCCGAAAGTGTTTATCAATATAGTTTTGCAATTTTGGGTAAAAACAATCGAATCTCTCAAAGAAGCAAAATTCTCAAAGTCAAAACTTCTTTTATTCAGCCTGTGGATACGCTTTTTGCAAGTAGTGATGAGCCAAGACTTGTAAAACTTGTTTGGAGTGTTCATGCAAATCCAAGCATCAAAAAATATGTCATTGAAAAAAAGATCAAAAATCAATGGAGTGAAATCGCTGAAGTGAAGGATCGTCTTAATGTCGAATACTATGATCGAAATCTTTTAGATGGCACAACTTATGAGTATCGTATCGCTGGAGTGAGCTTTGAGGGTGATAAATCGCGTTATTCTGAAGTGGCAAAGGCGACGACAAAGTTTCCTCCTCCATTGCTTGAAAACATTACAGCCTCTCAAAATATTCCAAAGTTGATCATCCTTAAATGGGATGATTCAAAAATCAATGATTTGGCTGGATATGTGATCTATGCTTCACAAAAAGAGGAGGGGAGATTTGAAAAGATTGCAGAAACACTTAAGCCCTACTATGAATTTCGCACCGACAAGAATGGAATGAAGTGGTTTTTTAAGGTTGTAGCTGTAGATAAGGATGGGATTCAAGGATCTCTTAATCAGATCCCAGTATGTGGGACATCTCTCATTCCTCCAAATCCCCCAATGATAAAAGGTGCAAGTGTGCATGAAGGTGAGGCTATCATTGGATGGGAAAAACCAAGTGAAAGGGTGATGGAGGTCAATGTTTATCGCAAAGAAGGAGCTTTTGGTACTCCTTTGAAATTTAAGCTTCCTGCAAGTGCAACAAGATTTGTAGATAAGGAAATGAAAGTCGGGGTGGATTATGTGTATTGGGTGGAATTTGTTGATGTCAATCAAATTCCAAGTTCTCCAAGTCAAGAATTTAAATTAAAGAGAGAATGATGCCGCATTGTTTAGCAAAAGAATTGAGACTTCCTCCACTGCCTTTTGTGAGTGGAAAATATGAGTTTGTATTTGAGGCACAAAAAGAGGGCGATGAAACGCAAAGTTTGATTTTGGTACGTTTTGAAGAGCATGAGTTTTTTCTGCGTAAGCGTTATCGCCAAAAACAAAATGACTATATTTTGAAATGTGAAAAGGGGTCAAAAAATCTTCCTACGGGCATCATTAAGGGAGCGCTAAGAGTTATTGCCTCATATAATGAAGATATGCTTATTACACACAATCTCAATAATGATTCACTTAAGCAAACTCTTCTCTCTCCATTTTTGAAGCAAATTCATCATTTTTCAGACTTTCATCGTCCTTTTGAGCTTGAAATTGGATTTGGTTCTGGAAGACATCTTTTGAATAAAGCTAGGCAGAATCCATCGATGTTTTTTATCGGTATTGAAATTCATACACCTTCAATTGAGCAAGTTTTGCGTCAGATTGAGATTCAGGGGATCGAAAATGTGTGGATTATCAATTTTGATGCAAGGGTGTTTTTGGAGTTATTGCCTTCTTCGTTGTGTCAAGCGATTTATATACATTTTCCTGTGCCATGGGAGAAAAAACCTCATAGACGTGTGTGGAGTGAGAGATTTTTACATGAGGCGATGCGAATCTTAGATCAAGATGGAAAGCTTGAGCTAAGAAGCGATGATGAAGGGTATTTTCTCTATGCTTTGGAGATTGTTTTAAGAC from Helicobacter kayseriensis encodes:
- a CDS encoding FtsW/RodA/SpoVE family cell cycle protein is translated as MFLIYELGSNLIYKQLIYVGASLIIAYIIFFIPFRKLSKTIYGFYWLSMFLLILVEFVGTKKLGAQRWIEIPFTPFSIQPSEILKISLMLMLALVIRQNPPPKEGYDWHEFGRISLLILGPFLIILQQPDLGTALTILFMGYGMLFLIGVNKKIWITLFCIFAFSSPLIYEYGIRDYQKKRIHDFLSEKPSHQVTQSIIAIGAGGLRGKVKDEATQSQLKFLPIATSDFIFAYYMERFGFVGGILLIVLYLFLIFHILFYSLSDSRDYFLRVISSCVAILFFVYMSVNIAMTIGFAPVVGLPLPLFSYGGTSFLTFIIMLAILENLLAFRFDLKYNSPSAKGPLAQLVRALGS
- a CDS encoding RluA family pseudouridine synthase, which produces MKFIITASDIENSSRLDSVLAHKLGVSKNQITQAIKHGLIFCNDKICTKGGVLLKENDCISLEKLEQEKCKKTQIDFEVEVLFEDEDVLVLNKPPHLVIHDAPSVKEATLVDYLKNKGYVLSTLSGEERYGIIHRLDKPTSGAIAIAKNNQAHIALSNQLKTRQMGRYYLAITDLPLKQDIEVECYMGRNPNNRLKMAKLSDGRYSKTSFVSLLQGEMGLIAAKLHTGRTHQIRLHLETLSRHIIGDLIYGKKDSCGVRLMLHAYLLYFIHPRTQKTHCICAPLFKDMLGFLEEKFGMESVNEVVDQGHILQCFGDSF
- the trmB gene encoding tRNA (guanosine(46)-N7)-methyltransferase TrmB; the protein is MPHCLAKELRLPPLPFVSGKYEFVFEAQKEGDETQSLILVRFEEHEFFLRKRYRQKQNDYILKCEKGSKNLPTGIIKGALRVIASYNEDMLITHNLNNDSLKQTLLSPFLKQIHHFSDFHRPFELEIGFGSGRHLLNKARQNPSMFFIGIEIHTPSIEQVLRQIEIQGIENVWIINFDARVFLELLPSSLCQAIYIHFPVPWEKKPHRRVWSERFLHEAMRILDQDGKLELRSDDEGYFLYALEIVLRQKHLQCKINKNLQKEVVSKYEDRWLRQHKDIYDLQVIAMEKKTEKKHNKAFIFPAKVFLRSFDKIPKKVIKTDWFLHIDSFYTSSDFSVLMVSFGDFNQPQSKFLLIPNQGEPRYLGGNPLPTEATHKAHQELLRMIQKGEEIECSD